Part of the Flavobacterium alkalisoli genome is shown below.
TTCCTTAGGGTCGTTGTGTACTTCAGGGTCTTCCCATCCGTCGCCAAGGTCGGTTTCAACAGTGTACAGCAATACCAGCCTGCCTTCTATAAAGATACCGAAAGCCTGTGGCTGCTTGTTGTCGTGTTCGTGTATTTTAGGCAGTCCGTTAGGAAAATTGAACGGGCCTTTAAATATTTCGTGTGAAGATGGTACAGGTAACAGTTCCTTATCAGGAAAAATACGCTTTATTTCACGACGTATGTACTGATCCATACCGTAGTTGTCGTCTATATGTAAAAAACCTCCCGAAGTAAGGTAGTTGCGCAGGTTGGCAATATCATTATCGCTAAACACCACGTTACCATGCCCCGTCATGTGTATAAAAGGGTAGGAGAATAAATCAGGGCTTCCCGGTTCTACTGTTGCTATTTTGGTATTTATCCTGGTGCTTATGTTCTGGTTACAGAATTTGGCAAGATTAGGCACCGATGTAGGGTTACCGTACCAGTCGCCACCACCCGAATATTTTAATACCGCAATATCCTGTGCCAGTAAAAGCGCAGGTGCCAGCAATAGTAGTGTAAGGAGTTTTTTCATGATGTAAATATAAGGAAAGTTGATTTAAGTCTTCTTTTGTCTTGACACAAAAGAACCAAAAAGTCAAGGCTATGACTCCTTAGGTAAATTGGGCTTATTGTCATTTCGAACGAAATAAAATATAGTGAGAAATATCAATTCTGCTTAATAATAATTTTTTTACTCCCTTAAAATCTTTTCCATTGCTTTGCCTTTAGCCAGTTCGTCTACCAGTTTATCAAGGTAACGTATCTGCTGCATTAGCGGTACTTCAATATCCTCTACACGGTAACCGCAAATAACACCGGTAATTTTTGAGGCATTAGGGTTAATGGTAGCCTGTGTAAAAAAGTCTTCAAAATTGGTCTTGTTGTCAAGATGCTGCTGTAATGTTTTTGCACCATAACCTGTAAGCCAGTGGATAATATGGTCTACTTCTTCTTTGGTGCGGCCCTTTTTCTCTACTTTGGTAAGGTAGTGAGGGTATACACCTGCAAATGACATTTTTAATAGCCTTTGGTAGTTTTTATCTTCCATTTTGATTGCTGATTTTGATTAAGGCTAAGGTACAAAAAATGAATTGTTAGAAAATCGTTACTCGTTTACAAAAGCCACACTATGTGCTGCTACTACAGCAGCGGTTTCGGTACGCAGACGGGTGTTACCCAGCGATACAGGTACAAAACCACGGCTAAGTGCCAGTTGTATTTCCTTAGGGGAGAAATCGCCTTCAGGGCCTATAAGTATGGTAATTTTCTCTTTTGGCGTAACCTCGTTTTTAAGCAGTTTCTT
Proteins encoded:
- a CDS encoding DUF4159 domain-containing protein — encoded protein: MKKLLTLLLLAPALLLAQDIAVLKYSGGGDWYGNPTSVPNLAKFCNQNISTRINTKIATVEPGSPDLFSYPFIHMTGHGNVVFSDNDIANLRNYLTSGGFLHIDDNYGMDQYIRREIKRIFPDKELLPVPSSHEIFKGPFNFPNGLPKIHEHDNKQPQAFGIFIEGRLVLLYTVETDLGDGWEDPEVHNDPKEVRDKALKMGANIVNYAFNN
- a CDS encoding DUF2200 domain-containing protein, translated to MEDKNYQRLLKMSFAGVYPHYLTKVEKKGRTKEEVDHIIHWLTGYGAKTLQQHLDNKTNFEDFFTQATINPNASKITGVICGYRVEDIEVPLMQQIRYLDKLVDELAKGKAMEKILRE